Proteins from one Podospora pseudoanserina strain CBS 124.78 chromosome 1, whole genome shotgun sequence genomic window:
- a CDS encoding hypothetical protein (EggNog:ENOG503NXGC; COG:C): MEPQETGAPYKRLVSPHDPPLRILIVGAGLGGCAAAIALHHHGHEVVAVLDKVRNFTRLGDSLGLGENAYKLLARWGCNIKEIQEIGNQAPTMKIRRWHDGKVLAEQPLMDMAGYIGHRGDYHDIFLKWVRERSIPILMSSDVTSYTDATPPTLALSTGESLSADLIVAADGIKSLARPLVLSHHDDPISSGYACFRAYFSPSEEMKADPARNAFLSQDSVNFWIGPDTHVVQNTLRGGGEFNWILTHKDDGDIPESWFQPGDMDEVRKLVADIDPDIRYAIMSTDRCLDWKICYRKPLSTWVSPKSHRIVLLGDSCHAHLPTSAQGASQATESAGVLAVCLGLVGRDEVEVATRAYEKLRFPRVRVSQTHGEDLRDRWHNVLKNVDDDVDIDPEMVKIKNRPLYAFDAEKDAVEKWDGVASRIRRELMTGQIEPLCDE; the protein is encoded by the exons ATGGAACCCCAGGAAACAGGAGCACCCTACAAAAGACTTGTATCACCTCATGATCCTCCCCTTAGGA TCCTTATCGTCGGTGCTGGCCTGGGAGGATGCGCCGCAGCCAttgccctccaccaccacggtcACGAAGTAGTCGCAGTCCTAGACAAAGTCCGCAACTTCACCCGCCTCGGCGACTCCCTCGGGCTAGGAGAAAATGCCTACAAACTCCTCGCCCGATGGGGCTGCAACATCAAAGAAATTCAAGAAATCGGCAACCAGGCCCCCACCATGAAAATCAGACGTTGGCACGACGGGAAAGTTCTTGCTGAGCAACCCCTGATGGACATGGCAGGATATATCGGTCACCGCGGTGACTACCacgacatcttcctcaaatg GGTCCGCGAAAGaagcatccccatcctcatgTCCTCCGACGTAACCTCCTACACTGacgcaacaccaccaaccctagCCCTCTCCACTGGCGAGTCCCTCTCCGCCGACCTCATAGTCGCAGCAGACGGCATCAAATCCCTCGCCCGccccctcgtcctctcccaccacgaCGACCCCATCTCCAGCGGCTACGCCTGTTTCCGCGCTTACTTCTCCCCTTCCGAGGAAATGAAAGCAGACCCAGCCCGCAACGCGTTCCTCTCCCAAGACAGCGTCAACTTTTGGATCGGGCCCGATACCCACGTTGTTCAGAACACACtccgaggagggggggagttCAACTGGATACTTACTCACAAAGACGACGGGGACATTCCCGAGTCGTGGTTTCAGCCGGGGGATATGGACGAAGTCCGGAAGTTGGTGGCAGATATTGATCCTGATATCAGGTATGCGATCATGTCTACGGACAGGTGTCTAGACTGGAAGATCTGCTACCGGAAGCCGTTGTCTACGTGGGTGTCACCAAAGTCGCATCGGATTGTCTTGCTGGGGGACAGCTGTCATGCTCATCTGCCGACGTCGGCACAAGGGGCTAGTCAGGCGACGGAGAGTGCGGGTGTTTTGGCGGTTTGTCTGGGTTTGGTAGGGAGGGACGAAGTCGAGGTTGCTACCAGGGCCTACGAGAAGCTCCGCTTCCCGAGGGTGAGGGTAAGTCAAACCCATGGGGAGGATTTGCGAGATCGATGGCACAATGTTCTCAAGaatgtggatgatgatgtggataTTGATCCAGAAATGGTGAAAATTAAG AACCGACCGTTATACGCATTCGACGCAGAAAAAGATGCCGTTGAGAAATGGGATGGGGTGGCGTCGAGAATCCGGCGGGAGTTGATGACGGGCCAGATAGAGCCTCTCTGCGATGAATGA
- a CDS encoding hypothetical protein (EggNog:ENOG503NYGP; COG:Q) has protein sequence MNPSAARACRFASRQARLSQNITHSKPPTRLTCTPTTTRLLHTSPPLLTKVKPQNPDPTQNKTSPRVSPSENIGRQRFSDFDLGGKVYIVTGGAQGLGLTLAEALVEAGGKVYCLDRHPSPSDPEQWEQANSRVVPTWGGSLHYCQQDVADNDSLNSLIAKIADDNQRLDGVVAAAGIQQITPAMEYTPEDVAKMLEVNYTGVFMTASAAARQMFKHKTKGASICLIASMSGLIANKGLLSPVYNSSKAGVIQLARNLAMEWSPTRPDGSGGIRVNCISPGHILTPMVLKNFEEVPGLREKWEAENMMGRLAETSEFKAAVLFLMGKGSSFMTGGNLVIDGGHTAW, from the coding sequence ATGAACCCCTCGGCAGCAAGAGCTTGCCGCTTCGCCTCAAGGCAAGCCCGCCTCTCCCAAAACATCACCCActccaaaccaccaacccgcCTCACCTgcacaccaaccaccacccgcctcctccacacctctccacccctcctcacaaAAGTaaaaccccaaaacccgGACCccacccaaaacaaaacctcACCACGCGTCTCCCCCTCCGAAAACATCGGCCGCCAACGCTTCTCCGATTTCGATCTTGGCGGCAAAGTCTACAtcgtcaccggcggcgcCCAAGGCCTAggcctcaccctcgccgagGCCCTTGTCGAAGCAGGCGGGAAAGTGTACTGCCTGGACcgacacccctccccctctgaCCCAGAGCAATGGGAGCAAGCCAACTCCCGCGTCGTCCCCACCTGGGGCGGCTCCCTCCACTACTGCCAGCAAGATGTCGCCGATAATGactccctcaactccctcattGCGAAGATTGCGGATGATAATCAGCGGTTGgacggggtggtggctgctgcggGGATTCAGCAGATCACTCCGGCGATGGAGTACACCCCCGAGGACGTCGCCAAGATGTTAGAGGTGAATTACACTGGTGTGTTCATGACCGCTTCCGCAGCAGCGAGGCAGATGTTCAAGCACAAGACAAAGGGGGCGAGTATTTGTCTTATTGCCAGTATGAGCGGGCTGATTGCCAACAAAGGCTTGCTCAGTCCGGTGTATAATTCCAGCAAAGCCGGTGTGATTCAGTTGGCGAGGAACCTGGCCATGGAATGGAGCCCTACGAGGCCGGATGGCAGTGGGGGGATCAGAGTGAATTGTATTTCTCCTGGCCATATCCTTACGCCGATGGTGCTCAAGAACTTTGAGGAGGTGCCCGGGCTGAGGGAGAAGTGGGAGGCGGAGAACATGATGGGAAGGCTGGCGGAGACGAGCGAATTCAAGGCTGCGGTGCTGTTTTTGATGGGTAAGGGGAGCAGTTTCATGACGGGTGGGAATCTTGTTATTGATGGGGGTCATACGGCTTGGTAG
- a CDS encoding hypothetical protein (EggNog:ENOG503P7DP; COG:S) — MKPSSAMEQHQCFLLRIWPCLLLHLLALFSPISPASFSNSNMRLHMAVACMGLVQLSWAAKKCYYPNGVEATTDTPCHPEAEDSMCCFKGGSYGRACLSNKMCQAPDGKIIRGTCTDRNWNSPECASFCMNVGGGGANLISCSNVTDKDTSFCCEKTETGRCCDDGIGRFEVMPPRPVTLALWDSSNGVYTPLAQVSSSSSTSTTTKPSTPSFEPSPTTATNASGPKETGSGDNGSPGGSTRDGSTGASGQDPAPSSSSSGGGLPVAAQVGIGVGAASVVVMVSVIAWLMWKLHKTKRALVEPVAPFLDPSQQQPSPYLQEWHKQQQQQQQYQNATELRSGRDWDQAHHGAATPGSAELAHYGPQVSAELPGVSNRYA; from the exons ATGaaaccatcatcagccaTGGAGCAGCATCAGTGCTTTCTCTTAAGAATATGGCCCTGTCTCTTGTTGCACCTCCTTGCACTTTTCTCACCAATCTCCCCAGCATCTTTCAGCAACTCCAACATGAGGTTACACATGGCAGTCGCCTGCATGGGCCTTGTGCAGTTATCGTGGGCCGCCAAAAAGTGCTACTACCCCAACGGTGTTGAGGCCACGACCGACACGCCATGTCACCCCGAAGCAGAGGACAGCATGTGCTGTTTTAAAGGGGGGTCGTATGGGCGGGCCTGTCTGTCGAACAAGATGTGCCAGGCTCCGGATGGGAAGATTATCAGGGGGACATGCACTGATCGAAACTGGAATTCGCCAGAGTGCGCCTCTTTTTGCATGA ATgtcggcggcgggggagcaAACCTGATATCATGCTCCAATGTCACAGACAAAGACACGTCGTTTTGTTGCGAGAAGACAGAGACGGGGAGGTGCTGCGATGATGGGATAGGGCGATTCGAGGTTATGCCGCCGAGGCCGGTCACGTTGGCTCTCTGGGATTCCAGCAACGGGGTTTACACGCCTTTGGCTCAGGTTTCGAGTTCGAGTTCCACTTCGACGACAACTAAACCCTCAACGCCGTCCTTCGAACCTAGTCCGACCACGGCGACAAACGCCAGTGGCCCAAAGGAGACTGGATCGGGCGACAACGGCTCGCCGGGTGGCTCAACGAGAGATGGCTCAACAGGGGCCTCAGGCCAAGACCCAGCACcttcgtcctcatcatcaggaGGCGGGCTTCCCGTAGCAGCGCAGGTCGGTATTGGCGTGGGCGCAGCTAGTGTTGTCGTAATGGTCTCAGTTATTGCATGGCTGATGTGGAAACTCCACAAGACCAAGAGGGCTTTGGTCGAGCCGGTGGCACCTTTTCTCGATCCgtcacagcagcaaccctcTCCGTATCTTCAGGAATGgcacaagcagcagcagcagcagcaacaataCCAGAACGCGACGGAACTGCGAAGTGGACGTGATTGGGATCAGGCACATCATGGAGCAGCGACACCTGGGTCAGCGGAACTGGCACATTACGGCCCGCAGGTGTCTGCTGAGTTGCCGGGGGTGTCGAATCGATATGCTTGA
- the agn1 gene encoding Glucan endo-1,3-alpha-glucosidase agn1 (CAZy:GH71; COG:G; EggNog:ENOG503NYQJ) — MKFLFALAISVSVVLPSVQAAKEVFAHVIVGNVRSLDNTDWEDNIKLAQEAKIDAFVLNIAQGDEGNEASLQTIFQVAESLNFKLFFSFDYKALGAWPKEDVIDHITRFGASPAYFKTDDDKLFVSTFEGPDNAGDWVDIKATTNSFFVPDWSSQGPVVAAGLADGVADGLFSFDAWPNGDTNITIKSDLEYQDALGDRAYMMAVSPWFYTNLNNPDFTKNWLWRGDELWDTRWAQVMEVNPDFVEILTWNDYGESHYIGPVREKELGLFDTSAPIPYVENMSHDGWRKFLPFYIEQYKTGAAPTEFEERVAAYYRTAPALACPDGGTTGNNADFNEVEQPPQDFNEDAVFYGALLTSDGGVTVTVKIGENEQTGTFTTFPASGAGTAGVYRGSVPFGGNSGDVVVTVSRDGQVVATAEGGKPLGATCEFDIQNWNAVAVNFYPSHLPMCNAPVSYWLGFPMETDLTVFYHCKTSRFPQLFHPSRYIQTRHLHTIYTAFFSKRLEFTMRLILDRSRISRSPPINWLHVRSFWWRNLERTQSPAMLTTIRYDLPRILSRVLYNHDPIDQSLILPSHCPLTLTRSSSRASQHRPGFEARSTDVAIVVASCQVSSGAHWKLSTSMSILTKPTELADSAYK, encoded by the exons ATGAAATTTCTTTTCGCTCTTGCCATCTCGGTGTCCGTGGTCTTGCCCTCAGTGCAAGCCGCCAAAGAAGTGTTTGCCCACGTTATTGTAGGCAATGTGCGCTCCCTTGACAATACCGACTGGGAAGACAACATCAAGCTGGCGCAGGAGGCCAAGATTGATGCCTTTGTCCTCAATATTGCCCAAGGCGATGAAGGCAACGAGGCGTCCTTGCAAACCATCTTTCAGGTTGCCGAAAGCCTGAACTTTAAACTATTTTTCAGCTTTGACTACAAAGCCCTGGGAGCATGGCCAAAGGAGGATGTTATTGACCACATCACCAGGTTCGGTGCCAGCCCGGCTTACTTCAaaaccgacgacgacaagctGTTTGTTTCCACGTTTGAAGGTCCGGACAATGCGGGCGACTGGGTTGACATCAAGGCAACGACTAACTCATTCTTCGTCCCCGATTGGTCATCTCAGGGCccggttgttgctgctggactggcggatggtgttgctgacGGGCTGTTCAGCTTTGATGCTTGGCCGAACGGTgacaccaacatcaccatcaaatCTGATCTCGAGTACCAAGACGCTCTTGGAGACCGAGCATACATGATGGCTGTCTCCCCGTGGTTTtacaccaacctcaacaaccccgactTCACCAAGAACTGGCTCTGGCGTGGCGATGAGCTCTGGGATACCCGTTGGGCTCAGGTAATGGAAGTCAACCCTGATTTCGTCGAGATTCTCACCTGGAATGACTACGGCGAATCTCACTACATTGGCCCTGTTCGTGAGAAGGAACTTGGTTTGTTCGATACGTCTGCGCCAATCCCCTATGTCGAGAATATGAGCCATGATGGCTGGCGCAAGTTCTTGCCTTTTTACATTGAGCAATACAAGACAGGAGCTGCGCCGAcggagtttgaggagagggtCGCAGCTTATTACCGCACCGCGCCTGCTCTTGCTTGCCCTGATGGCGGTACCACTGGTAACAATGCGGATTTCAATGAGGTGGAGCAGCCGCCGCAGGATTTTAATGAGGATGCTGTGTTTTATGGTGCGCTTCTGACCTCAGATGGGGGGGTTACGGTTACGGTCAAGATTGGGGAGAATGAGCAGACGGGGACTTTTACGACTTTTCCTGCGAGCGGTGCGGGGACTGCAGGTGTTTATAGGGGGAGTGTGCCGTTTGGGGGGAATAGtggggatgttgttgttacTGTGTCTCGGGATGGGCAGGTTGTGGCTACAGCTGAGGGGGGAAAGCCGTTGGGGGCGACGTGCGAGTTTGATATCCAGAACTGGaatgctgttgctgt TAACTTCTACCCATCGCACCTACCCATGTGTAACGCCCCGGTAAGTTATTGGTTGGGATTTCCAATGGAGACAGACCTCACAGTTTTTTACCATTGCAAAACATCCCGGTTTCCTCAACTCTTTCACCCTTCGCGGTATATCCAAACCCGACATCTCCATACCATATACACCGCATTCTTCTCCAAAAGGCTCGAATTCACAATGCGACTGATACTCGACCGTTCCCGGATATCCCGCTCCCCGCCGATAAATTGGTTGCATGTCAGATCCTTTTGGTGGAGGAACCTCGAACGGACCCAATCACCAGCCATGCTGACGACGATCCGTTACGACCTACCCCGGATACTCTCCCGGGTTTTATACAATCACGATCCCATTGACCAATCGTTAATTCTTCCGTCGCACTGCCCTTTGACGCTCACTCGGAGCAGCTCCCGTGCTTCTCAACATCGGCCCGGATTCGAAGCCCGCTCCACAGACGTTGCAATCGTGGTAGCCTCCTGTCAGGTTTCTAGTGGTGCGCATTGGAAGCTCTCCACTTCCATGTCCATTCTGACAAAGCCGACGGAGTTGGCTGACAGCGCTTACAAGTGA
- a CDS encoding hypothetical protein (EggNog:ENOG503NXQS; COG:S) translates to MDGHHYASNLPLGMGVQTSDVGLGFGHLSVHGGPIGMDAVGDPMDLDMDFDEMSWAIDFNSPINHIDPQQLHSFEVNPNYHPPNGLPYDYLFAEDEGYFPPFNPPLPNINHRPPEDGSHDLARERLRKQLSLLSKGWCGDEIRFKNVDPAKAVILHTLAIELGLEYNHNVRSQEVLISRFEPTQLPSGPRPSSGRLSTSPPRASVELNAVSCLPGESSFSLSHFQSPQPPHFDVRAAVAPIQEAPLQQPQPDSIVAKPHQALSRHPSRSERITDSISKHVSTLKASVAKGGRRGPLTENGRRGMRELETVGGACWRCKVLRRKCDPGTPCRCCLQLESVAMPNLGEDAPLWPLIGCRRGPLGDSLPTQLLCPLQSLECHLASSNSSRRCRSVDLAERCLLSAESQRLADMKAVFEGASDKLSICDFGLKASFYAFIDAGRYRDRDSLHQQNTPCDGNPVTYAELIAIIAWELSENNALLGSLLEIKSWENFMGMLETACIYESEVGQTSVVFLSMVCLRHCLEGLRLHSAQLLVPTAHDDCSSGDCQVDCIRNLYRQVTAYVDELSAVMFNKENMRDRRWWLSTFYSLCIQSYVRHALIAIEKQLRFKPTDDVPAEDLSTTQYLHLAALLFTAASAKYDPLIGGRLQYALTDNSVIPETSVPELAHSSARVAFEVDQWASNGIRTSYQFLRKLLQIGSLDFVEQQVKCQGQHLEVSGHKKTPSVGSASLHSMPSPISPNDSAFTTSTRSSRIYLQRNSIDSRFSAQPSTIFSSNLSSDSLAQTLSTAHTSLYEPSILTNPRYSAVIGEVDLDMVVSEGEGLEPEEILKFVCECCPRGPRHFRTYEELSAHEAEKPHLCTNAQCKKRFKSPTEAERHINAIHLKSESWSCKALTHPLLAFHMEIFPNGAVWDVCGFCGGGFARKTSAIKDETLPSTGETSMKADAESIERDEAELISHMERVHKFGECDREKHFYRADNFRQHLRNTHIAKPGKWLKVLEGVCKIGKDGPQGAV, encoded by the exons ATGG ACGGTCACCACTATGCGTCCAATCTCCCGCTCGGGATGGGTGTCCAGACAAGTGATGTCGGGCTAGGCTTTGGTCATCTTTCGGTCCATGGTGGACCTATCGGTATGGACGCTGTGGGTGACCCAATGGACCTCGACATGGACTTCGATGAAATGTCGTGGGCCATTGACTTCAACTCACCCATCAATCATATCGACCCCCAGCAGCTCCACTCGTTCGAAGTGAACCCGAATTATCATCCACCGAACGGGCTTCCCTATGACTACCTCTTTGCCGAAGACGAAGGTTACTTTCCTCCCTTTAACCCGCCCttgcccaacatcaaccacagGCCTCCTGAAGATGGGTCACACGACCTTGCCAGGGAGCGTCTTCGCAAGCAACTGTCCCTGCTGTCAAAGGGATGGTGCGGAGACGAGATTCGATTCAAGAATGTCGACCCGGCCAAGGCTGTCATCTTGCATACACTGGCTATtgagctggggttggagtACAACCACAACGTCCGTAGTCAAGAAGTACTGATTTCACGCTTCGAACCCACCCAACTTCCATCCGGGCCGCGGCCTTCGTCTGGGCGTTTATCCACTTCACCCCCCCGCGCTTCTGTGGAGCTAAACGCCGTCAGCTGCCTTCCTGGCGAATCTTCATTTTCACTATCTCACTTTCAGTCGCCTCAGCCCCCACACTTTGATGTAAGGGCAGCTGTTGCACCTATCCAAGAAGCACCATTACAGCAACCACAGCCCGACTCCATAGTTGCCAAACCTCACCAAGCGCTATCACGTCATCCGAGCCGCAGCGAGCGTATCACTGACTCGATCAGCAAGCATGTCTCGACCCTCAAGGCTTCCGTTGCCAAGGGTGGGAGACGTGGACCGCTCACAGAGAACGGCCGACGGGGTATGAGAGAGTTGGAGACAGTGGGTGGCGCTTGTTGGAGATGCAAAGTCCTGCGTCGCAAGTGTGACCCTGGCACCCCATGTCGGTGTTGCCTGCAATTGGAAAGCGTTGCCATGCCCAACCTGGGGGAAGACGCACCATTGTGGCCTTTGATAGGATGTCGCCGTGGACCTCTTGGCGATTCCCTTCCTACGCAGCTTCTTTGTCCCCTTCAGAGCCTGGAATGTCATCTAGCTtcaagcaacagcagccgccgTTGCCGTTCAGTAGATCTTGCTGAAAGATGCCTACTATCAGCCGAAAGTCAGCGGTTGGCAGATATGAAAGCCGTCTTTGAAGGGGCATCGGACAAGCTGTCAATCTGTGATTTTGGGCTGAAAGCCTCCTTTTATGCATTCATTGATGCAGGTCGTTACCGTGACAGGGACTCTCTACACCAACAGAATACGCCCTGTGATGGGAACCCTGTGACCTATGCCGAGCTAATTGCCATCATTGCCTGGGAGCTGTCCGAGAACAACGCTCTGCTGGGGTCGTTGCTCGAAATCAAGTCTTGGGAGAACTTCATGGGGATGCTGGAGACAGCCTGCATCTACGAGTCCGAGGTTGGCCAG ACGTCGGTAGTCTTCCTCTCCATGGTGTGTTTGAGACACTGTCTGGAAGGACTTCGACTCCACTCAGCACAGCTCTTGGTCCCCACGGCTCATGACGACTGCAGCAGTGGTGACTGCCAGGTCGACTGCATTCGCAATCTCTACCGTCAGGTTACGGCGTACGTCGATGAGCTTTCTGCTGTCATGTTTAACAAGGAGAACATGAGAGACCGAAGGTGGTGGCTGTCAACCTTCTACAGCCTATGCATTCAAAGCTATGTCCGTCATGCATTAATTGCTATTGAGAAGCAGTTACGATTCAAGCCAACGGATGACGTGCCGGCCGAAGATCTATCGACTACACAGTATCTGCATTTAGCAGCGTTATTGTTCACGGCTGCCTCGGCGAAGTATGACCCACTCATTGGTGGACGCCTTCAATATGCGTTGACAGATAACTCGGTCATTCCTGAGACTTCAGTCCCCGAACTTGCCCATTCATCTGCCCGTGTGGCTTTCGAGGTGGATCAGTGGGCCAGTAATGGAATCCGGACTTCATATCAATTTCTGAGAAAGCTGTTGCAGATCGGCAGTCTTGACTTTGTCGAACAACAAGTCAAATGCCAAGGCCAGCATCTGGAGGTATCTGGCCACAAGAAGACTCCGTCTGTTGGATCGGCGTCTCTGCATTCCATGCCGTCCCCCATCTCACCAAATGACAGCGCTTTCACAACATCGACACGATCCTCTCGCATCTACTTACAAAGGAACTCCATCGATAGCAGATTTTCAGCACAGCCTTCTACCATCTTCTCGTCCAATCTTAGCTCCGACAGTCTGGCTCAGACGTTATCGACGGCACACACAAGCTTATATGAGCCTTCCATCCTGACCAATCCGCGATATTCAGCTGTAAttggtgaggttgatctGGATATGGTTGTCAGTGAAGGGGAGGGACTCGAGCCAGAAGAGATTTTGAAGTTCGTGTGCGAATGTTGCCCACGAGGGCCACGCCACTTCCGAACATACGAGGAGTTATC TGCACATGAAGCCGAAAAGCCCCATCTATGCACCAACGCGCAGTGCAAGAAACGCTTCAAGTCACCCACCGAAGCCGAAAGACACATCAATGCCATCCATCTAAAGTCTGAATCATGGTCCTGCAAAGCTCTCACGCATCCGCTGCTAGCCTTTCATATGGAAATATTCCCTAATGGGGCGGTGTGGGATGTGTGCGGGTTCTGTGGCGGTGGCTTTGCTCGAAAGACCTCGGCGATAAAAGACGAAACGTTACCATCTACAGGGGAAACTTCAATGAAGGCAGATGCAGAAAGTATTGAGAGAGACGAAGCAGAACTCATCTCCCACATGGAAAGAGTTCACAAGTTTGGGGAGTGCGATCGGGAGAAGCATTTCTACAGGGCTGATAATTTCAGACAGCATTTGAGGAATACACATATTGCGAAGCCAGGGAAGTGGTTgaaggttttggagggggtgtgcaAGATTGGAAAGGATGGGCCACAAGGGGCGGTATAG
- a CDS encoding hypothetical protein (COG:G; EggNog:ENOG503P0F9) has protein sequence MSKKLIAFLLALPASAEIIYATSYNDHTVTSLKLDGSSLTRVSQNLDCGSEPTWLTLDKSKSVLYCLNEGWGGSSSITSYRTSASGTLETLDVLSVLKSPVASTLFANNSKLAVAHYDTSAFTTFSVADPTNLSLLGQQTYQLTAPGTVPERQDAPHLHDAILDPSKKFILVPDLGADLIRVFQVDDGAAAATAVTSIPTIAGSGPRHVAFAKAGRKTFLYSFNELSNTISGYSVTYKRDAAPEFTRLFDVPSGGPGTTVPAGTKAAEIEVSPDQRFVIVSSRGENSLDIPAFDGEGTIKSDPLQVFAVNQQTGALTHVQTAPAGGRNPRGFSLNKAGTKLVSALQDDNRVVVYERDVRTGKLGKVLAHATVGSGPNNGPNYALFDE, from the exons ATGTCCAAGAAACTCATCGCTTTCCTGCTTGCCCTTCCGGCGTCGGCCGAAATCATCTACGCTACGTCGTACAATGACCATACTGTTACTTCGCTGAAGCTAGATGGGTCGTCCCTGACTCGCGTTTCTCAGAATCTGGACTGCGGGTCTGAGCCTACCTGGTTGACTCTTGACAAGTCAAAGTCGGTGTTGTACTGCCTGAACGAGGGCTGGGGTGGATCTTCTTCCATAACCTCCTACAGGACCAGCGCCAGCGGGACTCTCGAGACCCTGGACGTTCTCTCTGTCCTCAAGAGTCCTGTTGCCTCGACTCTCTTTGCCAATAACAGCAAGCTTGCCGTGGCTCACTA TGATACCTCtgccttcaccaccttctccgtTGCTgacccaaccaacctctccctcctcggccagcaAACCTACCAGCTGACTGCCCCTGGCACCGTCCCCGAGCGTCAGGAtgccccccatctccacgATGCCATCCTGGACCCATCCAAGAAGTTTATTTTGGTCCCCGACCTCGGCGCCGATCTCATCCGCGTCTTCCAAGTCGACGAtggcgctgccgccgccactgcCGTGACCTCCATCCCAACCATTGCCGGCTCCGGTCCCAGGCATGTCGCCTTTGCCAAGGCCGGCCGCAAGACCTTCCTCTACTCGTTTAACGAGCTCTCCAACACCATCAGCGGGTATTCGGTTACCTACAAGCGCGACGCCGCCCCTGAATTCACCCGCCTCTTTGACGTTCCTTCTGGCGGCCCGGGCACGACGGTTCCTGCTGGCaccaaggcggcggagatTGAGGTGAGCCCTGATCAGAGATTTGTCATTGTCTCCTCCCGCGGGGAGAACAGCCTGGACATTCCGGCCTTTGACGGAGAGGGGACGATCAAGTCGGACCCGCTGCAGGTGTTTGCTGTCAATCAGCAAACCGGCGCTTTGACACATGTGCAGACCGCTCCCGCTGGTGGGCGCAATCCCCGCGGCTTCTCGCTCAACAAGGCGGGGACAAAGCTGGTGAGCGCGCTGCAGGATGATAACAGGGTTGTGGTTTATGAGAGAGATGTGCGGACTGGAAAATTGGGCAAGGTGTTGGCGCATGCTACTGTGGGAAGTGGACCGAATAATGGGCCGAATTATGCTCTTTTTGATGAGTAG
- a CDS encoding hypothetical protein (CAZy:AA9; EggNog:ENOG503P1XX; COG:O), giving the protein MKGLLSVAALSLAVSEVSAHYIFQQLSTGSTKHGVFQYIRQNTNYNSPVTDLSSNDLRCNEGGASGANTQTVTVRAGDSFTFHLDTPVYHQGPVSVYLSKAPGSASSYDGSGTWFKIKDWGPTFPGGQWTLAGSYTAQLPSCITDGEYLLRIQSLGIHNPYPAGTPQFYISCAQIKVTGGGSVNPSGVAIPGAFKATDPGYTANIYSNFNSYTVPGPSVFSCGSNGGGSSPVEPQPQPTTTLVTSTRAPVATQPAGCAVAKWGQCGGNGWTGCTTCAAGSTCNTQNAYYHQCV; this is encoded by the exons atgaagGGACTCTTGAGCGTTGCCGCCCTTTCGCTGGCTGTCAGCGAGGTTTCGGCCCACTACATCTTCCAGCAGCTCTCGACCGGCAGCACCAAGCACGGCGTGTTCCAGTACATCCGTCAAAATACCAACTATAATAGCCCTGTGACCGACCTCAGCTCCAACGACCTCAGGTGTAACGAGGGTGGTGCCAGCGGTGCCAACACTCAGACCGTGACCGTCCGTGCTGGTGACTCTTTCACCTTCCACTTGGACACTCCTG TCTACCACCAGGGTCCTGTCTCCGTTTACCTCAGCAAGGCCCCAGGCTCAGCTTCCAGCTACGACGGCAGCGGCACCTggttcaagatcaaggacTGGGGCCCGACCTTCCCCGGCGGCCAGTGGACTCTCGCTGGTTCCTACACTGCTCAGCTTCCCAGCTGCATCACCGACGGAGAGTACCTTCTCCGCATCCAGTCCCTCGGTATCCACAACCCATACCCCGCCGGTACTCCCCAGTTTTACATCTCCTGCGCCCAGATCAAGGTCACTGGTGGCGGCAGCGTGAACCCATCCGGTGTTGCTATCCCCGGTGCCTTCAAGGCCACCGACCCCGGCTACACCGCCAACATCTACAGCAACTTCAACTCCTACACCGTCCCCGGCCCATCCGTCTTCTCTTGCGGCTCCAACGGCGGTGGCAGCTCCCCCGTTgagccccagccccagcccaccaccactctcGTCACCTCTACCCGTGCTCCCGTCGCCACCCAGCCCGCTGGCTGCGCCGTTGCCAAGTGGGGACAGTGCGGTGGTAACGGGTGGACTGGCTGCACCACTTGCGCTGCTGGCTCTACCTGCAACACCCAGAACGCTTATTACCACCAATGCGTCTAA